From a single Chloroflexota bacterium genomic region:
- a CDS encoding DUF418 domain-containing protein, translating into MANPELQAESGPVSERARITSLDLIRGIAVLGILLMNAVSFRYGTAPYFNLSAGGSETWLDWTVGIFGEIFVDQKFMGLFSLLFGAGMILFIDRASTRGGRAVLLNMWRNALLLLMGVLHYMLWDGDVLMIYAISSVFLIALRNLPNKALISIGVVVFALSIGGALLAQYIADATGTSLAGIWTPGEINTEDLIGFPILFGYFLRGLGLILIGAGIYRTGFMNGGMASSLYRRTAIIGLGVGLPLAALGVVFTALGDYSREVAFIGQIPNTLGTIPASLGYMSLIILWNNGADNRLKRRLRAVGRIALTNYLTHTIFGVLTLSVLLADAAWLNRSAILVFVLAVWALQLWWSQAWLSRFLYGPAEWVWRVATYRKIQPLRRVREPA; encoded by the coding sequence ATGGCAAATCCTGAGCTGCAAGCCGAATCCGGCCCCGTATCCGAGCGCGCCCGGATAACCAGCCTTGACCTGATTCGCGGCATCGCCGTGCTGGGCATACTGCTGATGAACGCAGTCTCGTTCAGGTACGGCACTGCGCCTTACTTCAACTTGAGCGCGGGCGGTTCGGAGACATGGCTGGACTGGACGGTTGGCATATTCGGCGAGATATTCGTCGATCAGAAGTTCATGGGGCTGTTCTCGCTGCTGTTCGGCGCGGGCATGATACTCTTCATCGACCGCGCATCCACTAGGGGCGGGCGCGCCGTTCTGCTGAACATGTGGCGCAACGCATTGCTGCTGCTTATGGGCGTCCTGCACTACATGCTATGGGACGGCGATGTTCTGATGATATACGCAATATCGTCAGTATTTCTGATTGCCCTGCGAAATCTGCCGAACAAGGCGCTCATATCAATCGGCGTCGTGGTGTTCGCGCTGTCTATTGGCGGTGCGCTGCTGGCGCAGTACATCGCAGACGCTACAGGCACTTCCCTTGCCGGAATATGGACGCCTGGCGAAATCAACACGGAAGACTTAATAGGCTTCCCGATACTGTTCGGCTATTTCCTGCGCGGCTTGGGGCTGATTCTAATCGGTGCGGGCATCTATCGCACGGGCTTCATGAACGGCGGCATGGCGTCAAGTCTCTATCGCAGGACGGCGATTATTGGGCTGGGCGTCGGGCTGCCTCTAGCCGCGCTCGGCGTGGTGTTTACCGCGCTAGGGGACTACTCGCGAGAAGTGGCGTTTATCGGGCAGATTCCGAACACGCTTGGGACCATTCCGGCGTCTCTAGGCTATATGAGCCTCATAATCCTGTGGAACAACGGCGCCGACAACCGGCTGAAGCGCCGGCTGCGCGCAGTCGGCAGGATAGCGCTGACAAACTATCTGACACATACGATATTCGGCGTGCTGACGCTTTCTGTGCTGCTTGCCGACGCCGCATGGCTCAACCGCTCGGCAATCCTAGTATTTGTACTCGCGGTATGGGCGCTGCAGCTATGGTGGTCGCAGGCTTGGTTGAGCCGCTTTTTGTACGGACCGGCGGAATGGGTCTGGCGCGTCGCGACATATAGGAAAATCCAGCCGCTGCGCCGTGTGCGAGAACCCGCCTAA
- the dnaN gene encoding DNA polymerase III subunit beta yields the protein MRLSCLQENLARGLSVVGRAVASRSTLPITQNVLLSTEQSMLKISATDLNMAMTTWIGAQVEEEGAITVPARLLGDFVNSLPPERIDIETTAQPIGLNIKCVSFESNISGTPADDFPPIPAVADGVAAKIEPSVLREAIDRVSFAAAVEDSRPVLTGVKTEITGSDFKFAAADGFRLAVYSGKLAEPPSEDIEFLIPARVLNEISRLLGTQQRAVEFMVTPSSNQALFRVEDVEIVSSLIAGNFPNYNQLIPQSHTTRVVIDSDDFLRATRIAAIFARDGNGIIRLQVAGGEEEAPGRLTISSRSEEVGDNEGQLGAAVEGEEAKIAFNTQYLTDVLEVINGDVAMEVSSPSSPGVIKPAEGDDYVHVVMPMYVQW from the coding sequence ATGAGGTTATCTTGCCTACAAGAGAATCTGGCGCGCGGACTCTCGGTCGTGGGGAGAGCGGTCGCCTCGCGATCCACTCTTCCCATCACACAGAATGTCCTTCTCAGTACAGAGCAGTCGATGCTCAAAATCTCGGCGACCGACCTGAATATGGCAATGACCACTTGGATCGGCGCACAGGTCGAAGAAGAAGGCGCAATCACGGTGCCGGCGCGGCTGCTCGGCGACTTCGTGAACTCGCTGCCGCCGGAGCGCATCGACATCGAGACGACCGCGCAGCCAATTGGTCTGAATATCAAGTGCGTCAGCTTCGAGTCGAACATCAGCGGCACGCCGGCAGACGACTTCCCGCCGATTCCCGCAGTTGCGGACGGCGTGGCGGCTAAGATTGAGCCGAGTGTGCTGCGTGAGGCGATAGACCGCGTATCGTTCGCCGCCGCAGTAGAAGACTCGCGTCCCGTGCTGACGGGCGTGAAGACGGAAATCACCGGCAGCGACTTCAAGTTCGCAGCCGCGGACGGATTCCGGCTCGCCGTGTACAGCGGCAAGCTGGCAGAGCCGCCCAGCGAGGACATCGAGTTCCTGATACCGGCGCGCGTGCTGAACGAGATAAGCCGCCTGCTCGGAACACAGCAGCGCGCGGTGGAATTCATGGTAACGCCGTCCAGCAATCAGGCGCTGTTCCGCGTGGAAGACGTGGAGATTGTGTCATCGCTGATTGCGGGTAACTTCCCCAACTACAACCAGCTCATACCGCAGAGCCACACGACGCGCGTCGTCATCGACTCGGACGACTTCCTGCGCGCCACGCGTATCGCGGCGATATTCGCCCGGGACGGCAACGGCATCATACGTCTGCAAGTGGCGGGCGGCGAAGAAGAGGCGCCCGGCCGTCTGACAATCTCATCGCGTTCCGAGGAAGTGGGCGACAACGAAGGGCAACTAGGCGCGGCTGTTGAAGGCGAAGAGGCAAAGATCGCCTTCAACACGCAATACCTCACCGACGTGCTTGAAGTCATCAACGGCGATGTGGCGATGGAAGTATCGTCGCCGTCAAGCCCCGGCGTGATCAAGCCCGCCGAAGGCGACGACTATGTGCATGTGGTAATGCCGATGTATGTGCAGTGGTAG
- a CDS encoding glutamine synthetase: protein MERAEVVRKAREAGAHLISFFWCDNGGIIRGKSTHISGLESRLDSGIGVATAMQAMGDMDQLQVIDGMGPAGEFRLMPDPDTFTIMPYAPKRALMLCDLIALSREPWEACPRDFLKRMLAKAETMGLRFQVAMEAEWYLTEKEGDKFVPCDESLDNSSVGMTFAQEVVDEIIEALEAQGIGIEQYHTEVGHGQHELSIRHAPALRAADNHIIYRETVRNVAYRHGMYASFAPKPFPEQAGNGCHIHFSGWDLEEKTNLFYDAQDADNISELAYHFIGGVMAHLPGLVALTCPSMNSYRRLSPGSWSTAFTCYGPDNREAALRVPSNFWGAEMASTNLEFRPADNSSNPYIALGGLIAAGLDGIKRELQPSTSQRIDVDPARLTEEELARRDIHRLPTSLADATRELERDTVLLDAMGPLLANSYLAIRHANWAIFSREDAEFEIKNHFYKY, encoded by the coding sequence ATAGAGCGCGCTGAAGTCGTCCGTAAGGCCCGCGAAGCCGGAGCGCATCTCATATCGTTCTTCTGGTGCGACAACGGCGGCATCATCCGAGGCAAGTCCACCCACATTTCTGGCTTGGAAAGCAGGCTTGATTCGGGCATCGGTGTTGCCACCGCGATGCAGGCTATGGGCGATATGGACCAGTTGCAAGTCATCGACGGTATGGGACCCGCGGGCGAGTTCAGACTTATGCCGGACCCCGACACATTCACAATCATGCCTTATGCGCCGAAACGCGCTCTGATGTTGTGCGACCTAATAGCCCTGTCTCGCGAGCCGTGGGAGGCTTGCCCCAGAGATTTCTTAAAGAGGATGCTCGCAAAAGCGGAGACTATGGGGTTGCGATTTCAAGTCGCTATGGAAGCCGAGTGGTACTTGACTGAAAAGGAAGGCGACAAGTTCGTTCCCTGCGACGAAAGCCTCGACAATTCCAGCGTCGGCATGACATTCGCGCAGGAAGTCGTTGACGAGATTATCGAGGCGCTGGAAGCACAAGGTATCGGAATAGAACAGTATCACACCGAAGTCGGACATGGACAGCACGAGTTGAGCATCCGACACGCGCCCGCACTCAGGGCGGCTGACAATCATATAATCTATCGGGAGACGGTGCGGAATGTGGCGTATCGCCACGGGATGTACGCATCATTCGCGCCTAAACCATTTCCAGAGCAAGCGGGCAACGGCTGCCACATCCATTTCAGCGGCTGGGACTTGGAGGAAAAGACGAACCTGTTTTACGACGCCCAAGACGCGGACAACATCAGCGAGTTGGCGTATCATTTCATCGGCGGCGTAATGGCGCATCTGCCGGGACTCGTCGCCCTGACCTGCCCCAGCATGAATAGCTACCGCAGGCTCTCGCCCGGTTCTTGGAGCACGGCATTCACCTGCTACGGGCCGGACAACCGCGAAGCCGCCCTGCGGGTACCATCCAACTTCTGGGGCGCGGAGATGGCTTCGACTAACTTGGAGTTTCGCCCAGCCGACAACAGTTCCAACCCGTATATCGCCTTGGGAGGCTTGATTGCGGCAGGACTAGACGGCATAAAGCGCGAACTACAGCCTAGCACATCGCAGCGAATTGATGTTGACCCTGCGCGCTTGACTGAAGAAGAGTTGGCGAGACGGGACATCCACAGACTACCCACTTCGCTGGCAGACGCCACCCGAGAGTTGGAACGAGATACGGTTCTGCTGGACGCAATGGGACCGTTGCTCGCCAATTCCTACCTTGCCATAAGGCATGCCAATTGGGCGATTTTCTCGCGCGAAGACGCCGAGTTTGAAATCAAAAACCACTTCTACAAATACTGA
- a CDS encoding RidA family protein: MSVLRHSTETPWEAVGGYSRAVRSGNRIHVAGTTASGADGALGLDDAGEQARAILDIIKNAIESLGGSMSGVVRTRIYVSDIAHWEKVARVHGEVFADIRPACTLVEARLVDDSLLVEIEAEAVVEGGDAL, from the coding sequence ATGTCAGTTCTTCGACATTCAACCGAAACGCCTTGGGAAGCAGTCGGCGGCTACAGCCGGGCGGTGCGCAGCGGCAACCGAATACATGTCGCGGGCACGACCGCGAGTGGCGCAGACGGCGCGTTGGGCTTGGACGACGCGGGCGAGCAGGCAAGGGCGATACTGGACATCATCAAGAACGCCATCGAATCGCTGGGAGGCAGCATGTCCGGCGTCGTACGAACGCGTATATACGTGTCGGACATCGCGCACTGGGAGAAAGTCGCACGGGTGCATGGTGAAGTGTTCGCGGATATTCGCCCTGCGTGCACCCTCGTAGAGGCGAGGCTCGTGGACGACTCTCTACTGGTGGAAATAGAGGCGGAGGCGGTAGTGGAAGGTGGCGATGCGCTTTAG
- a CDS encoding LLM class flavin-dependent oxidoreductase: MRFSLRLNNDLTVPQYVELAQRAESLGFDQFWVSSDLFLRSAGVILTAVALNTNRIQLGSCVLNPYTMNPAEVAMLAGTLDEVSDGRFLLGIASGAAEFLGWVGIRHGKPLTAMRESVAAIRRLMRNESAECDGEFLPWGSGAYMRFHVEREIPIYIGAMGPRMLHLAGEIGDGALPLLFPPERYYFARQQVDCGQAISVNNTADFDFATCIWVSAAQDRAAARRVLAQKVAYYGSAMNETLLADLGLSTVDFEPINKALVDDRDEARAIDLVTDNMLRIGVVGDAADIIERLEPLVSDGATHLSFGPPLGPDFGEALQILGQVVQHFKLSDTQEK; this comes from the coding sequence ATGCGCTTTAGCCTGCGCCTAAACAACGACCTGACCGTGCCGCAGTATGTCGAGCTGGCGCAGCGAGCTGAATCGCTGGGCTTCGACCAGTTCTGGGTCAGCAGCGATCTCTTCCTGCGAAGCGCCGGCGTCATATTGACAGCAGTCGCGCTGAACACCAATCGCATCCAACTCGGCAGCTGCGTACTGAATCCCTACACTATGAACCCTGCCGAAGTCGCCATGCTCGCAGGAACGCTCGACGAAGTGTCGGATGGAAGATTCTTGTTGGGAATAGCGTCCGGTGCGGCGGAGTTTCTCGGCTGGGTCGGCATACGGCACGGCAAGCCTCTGACCGCGATGCGCGAATCCGTCGCGGCGATAAGGCGGCTGATGCGCAATGAAAGCGCCGAGTGCGACGGCGAATTTCTGCCGTGGGGCAGTGGGGCGTATATGCGCTTTCATGTGGAGCGCGAAATCCCGATATACATCGGCGCGATGGGACCGCGAATGTTGCACCTCGCCGGCGAAATTGGCGACGGCGCGCTGCCGCTGCTCTTCCCGCCGGAGCGATACTACTTCGCACGGCAACAGGTCGATTGTGGGCAAGCGATAAGTGTGAATAACACGGCGGATTTCGATTTCGCCACATGCATCTGGGTATCGGCGGCGCAAGACCGGGCAGCCGCGCGGCGCGTTCTTGCGCAGAAGGTCGCCTACTACGGCAGCGCGATGAATGAAACACTGCTTGCCGATTTAGGGCTATCCACGGTGGACTTCGAGCCGATCAACAAGGCGCTAGTCGATGACCGAGACGAAGCACGCGCAATTGACCTCGTAACGGACAACATGCTGCGCATCGGCGTCGTGGGCGATGCCGCTGACATCATAGAGCGCTTGGAACCGCTTGTGTCAGACGGCGCGACACATCTTAGTTTCGGTCCGCCGCTGGGGCCGGACTTCGGAGAGGCTCTGCAAATTCTGGGGCAGGTAGTCCAGCATTTCAAGCTGTCCGATACGCAAGAGAAATAA
- a CDS encoding PstS family phosphate ABC transporter substrate-binding protein, producing MPNLSNFRRIGGVWSVAMIMSLALIFALACGGGEQTPAAPAATAGAAPVMALSGTIEIDGSSTVFPVSEAVAEEFGKLHRDVRVNVGVSGTGGGFKRFTVGEIDISDASRPIRENEAAVAEENGIEYYPLRVAMDGLSVMVSLENDFVECLSTDQLKMIWEPGSTVSQWSDVNSGWPSKDIALYGPDTDSGTFDYFTEEVMGEAQLSRPDYTASADDNVLVQGIAGGRYSLGYFGYSYYQENVDKLKLVAVDSGNGCVLPTSESIENGSYSPLSRPLFIYVSKQSMERPEVKAFVEFYLDNAAELSQEVGYIKLGDAEYAANRDMIKQ from the coding sequence ATGCCTAACTTAAGCAATTTCCGACGAATAGGTGGCGTGTGGAGCGTCGCCATGATAATGAGCTTGGCGCTTATTTTCGCGCTGGCGTGCGGCGGTGGGGAACAGACGCCCGCAGCCCCGGCCGCTACCGCGGGAGCTGCTCCGGTGATGGCGCTGAGTGGCACAATCGAAATCGACGGCTCTAGCACAGTCTTCCCCGTGTCCGAGGCGGTCGCTGAAGAGTTCGGCAAGCTGCATCGCGATGTGCGCGTCAATGTTGGCGTATCCGGGACGGGTGGCGGCTTCAAGCGCTTCACCGTAGGCGAGATCGACATCTCCGACGCTTCTCGTCCCATCAGGGAGAACGAGGCAGCCGTTGCTGAAGAGAATGGAATCGAATATTACCCGCTGCGTGTCGCAATGGATGGCTTGTCCGTGATGGTAAGCCTTGAGAACGACTTCGTGGAGTGCCTGTCCACCGACCAGCTCAAGATGATATGGGAGCCGGGCAGCACCGTCTCCCAGTGGAGCGATGTGAACTCCGGCTGGCCCTCCAAAGACATCGCCCTCTACGGTCCCGACACCGACTCCGGCACTTTCGACTACTTCACCGAGGAAGTCATGGGTGAGGCACAGCTGAGCCGCCCGGACTACACGGCGAGCGCGGACGACAATGTGCTGGTGCAAGGCATTGCCGGCGGCAGGTACTCGCTAGGCTACTTCGGCTATTCGTACTATCAGGAAAATGTGGACAAGCTGAAACTGGTTGCGGTTGACTCCGGCAACGGCTGCGTACTTCCCACATCCGAGAGCATCGAAAACGGCAGCTACTCGCCGTTATCCCGTCCGCTGTTCATCTATGTGAGCAAGCAGAGCATGGAGCGTCCTGAAGTGAAGGCATTCGTGGAGTTCTACTTGGACAACGCGGCAGAGTTGTCGCAAGAAGTCGGCTATATTAAGCTCGGCGACGCCGAGTACGCCGCCAACCGTGACATGATCAAGCAGTAA
- a CDS encoding sulfatase-like hydrolase/transferase — MADRPNLVFIFSDQQRADTMACYGNDWLNVPNLNALAAQSFVFRNAYVTQPVCTPARASIMTGLYPHEAGPVVNQLVLPRETPVIAEMLPEEYYCGYYGKWHLGDDVIRQHGFDEWVSTEDGHLPEYTRREYRNVYSTYWNHLVANGFKPDLERMPGKYIFSPAARSELPEEFQMASFLGDQAADFIERNSDKPFVLYVSTFEPHPPYHGPLNDMYDPAQLPVGPAFLQRPENVSLYNRVRGYYYTQYMYEGGDPSQDPYMAHNPASGQDLTTEIGWRTLRAHYLANVTLVDRMVQKITDALERAGVADNTVVVFTSEHGEMAGDHGMLEKRSFYEESARVPLTMRVPWLSGEQTMLEGSASHIDLVPTLLDLLGQTPPSHLQGKSLAPVLRGDADLSANEVVVEWNGNSDNLPDRFLGSAAINRMNALPRRCIITPDRWKLALCAGDQGELFDMNSDPYEMTNLFDDPAQRDRVIDMSARLRMWQQRTGDSAPLPSL, encoded by the coding sequence ATGGCAGACAGACCTAATCTCGTGTTCATATTCAGCGACCAGCAGCGCGCGGATACCATGGCGTGCTACGGCAACGACTGGCTGAATGTGCCGAATCTGAACGCGCTCGCCGCACAGAGTTTCGTGTTCCGGAATGCCTATGTCACGCAGCCGGTCTGCACGCCGGCGCGCGCTTCCATCATGACTGGGCTATATCCGCACGAGGCGGGTCCGGTCGTGAACCAGCTGGTGCTCCCGCGCGAGACGCCGGTAATCGCCGAGATGCTGCCGGAAGAATACTACTGCGGCTACTACGGCAAGTGGCACTTGGGCGACGATGTGATACGGCAGCACGGCTTCGACGAGTGGGTGAGCACCGAGGACGGCCACCTGCCCGAGTACACGCGCCGCGAGTACCGCAATGTCTATAGCACATACTGGAATCACCTAGTCGCGAACGGCTTCAAGCCGGACTTGGAGCGAATGCCGGGCAAGTATATCTTCTCGCCTGCCGCACGATCAGAGCTGCCTGAAGAGTTTCAAATGGCGTCGTTCCTCGGTGACCAAGCAGCGGACTTCATCGAGCGCAACAGCGACAAGCCGTTCGTGCTGTATGTGAGCACATTCGAGCCGCATCCGCCGTATCACGGTCCGCTGAACGATATGTACGACCCGGCGCAATTGCCCGTCGGTCCGGCGTTCTTGCAGCGCCCGGAGAACGTGTCGCTGTACAACCGCGTGCGAGGCTACTACTATACTCAGTATATGTATGAAGGCGGTGACCCGTCCCAAGACCCATATATGGCGCACAATCCCGCGTCCGGGCAAGACCTGACGACCGAGATCGGCTGGCGCACGCTGCGCGCGCATTATCTTGCAAACGTCACGCTAGTCGATCGCATGGTGCAGAAGATTACCGACGCGCTGGAGCGTGCCGGCGTCGCGGACAACACGGTTGTCGTGTTCACAAGCGAACATGGCGAGATGGCAGGCGACCACGGCATGCTGGAGAAGCGGTCGTTCTATGAGGAATCGGCGCGTGTGCCGCTGACGATGCGCGTGCCGTGGCTGAGCGGCGAGCAGACGATGCTCGAAGGCAGCGCAAGCCACATCGATCTCGTTCCCACGCTGCTCGACCTGCTCGGACAGACGCCACCTTCGCACCTGCAGGGCAAAAGCCTAGCACCCGTGCTGCGCGGTGACGCCGACCTTAGCGCCAACGAAGTCGTCGTGGAGTGGAACGGCAACAGCGACAACCTACCCGACCGCTTCCTTGGCAGCGCCGCGATCAACCGCATGAACGCGCTGCCAAGGCGCTGCATCATCACGCCGGACAGGTGGAAGCTTGCCCTCTGCGCCGGCGACCAAGGTGAGCTGTTCGACATGAACAGCGACCCGTACGAAATGACGAACCTGTTCGACGACCCTGCACAGCGCGACCGCGTGATCGACATGTCGGCACGCCTGCGGATGTGGCAGCAGCGGACAGGAGATAGTGCGCCATTGCCTAGTTTATAA
- a CDS encoding ABC transporter permease, producing the protein MQQATPDAAMQGTVSITKAARIRSGLLDFGRSHPTGAIGGIVLITIILLVLLADLVSPFRSDRTVARQLLPPMSEATIEEGTLWLGTDELGRDLVSRLLYGGRVSMFVGIMAPLIGVAFGTVLGIASAYFGKLFDLLVQRLVDTVLILPGIVVAMTITVAFGFTVPVVIIALAVSYSASSVRVVRSRALTLSNMQYVEAARAIGSSDARIIFRHLVPNSLPVSMVLVAVSVGAAITAEAALSFLGIGIQPPIPSWGNMLTRAQQSFHFAPHIAIAPGLAITLVVLAINLFGDSLRDVLDPRLRNVR; encoded by the coding sequence TTGCAGCAAGCCACGCCCGACGCGGCGATGCAAGGTACAGTCTCGATAACCAAGGCAGCGCGGATTCGCAGCGGCCTACTGGACTTCGGGCGCAGCCACCCGACAGGCGCGATCGGCGGCATTGTCCTCATCACGATAATATTGCTGGTGCTGCTGGCGGACCTCGTATCGCCCTTCAGGTCCGACCGCACGGTAGCGCGTCAGCTGCTGCCGCCAATGTCCGAAGCGACAATCGAAGAGGGCACACTGTGGCTTGGCACGGACGAACTCGGCCGCGATTTGGTGAGCAGACTGCTGTACGGCGGACGAGTATCCATGTTCGTGGGAATTATGGCGCCGCTCATCGGAGTCGCATTCGGCACGGTGCTGGGCATCGCGAGCGCGTACTTCGGCAAGCTATTCGACTTGCTTGTGCAGCGGCTGGTCGATACGGTGCTAATTTTGCCGGGCATCGTCGTCGCCATGACGATAACCGTTGCGTTCGGATTTACCGTGCCGGTGGTCATTATTGCGCTTGCGGTCAGCTACAGCGCGAGTTCAGTGCGCGTGGTGCGTTCACGCGCACTGACATTGAGCAACATGCAGTATGTCGAGGCGGCGCGTGCCATCGGCAGCTCGGATGCGCGTATCATATTCCGCCATCTCGTGCCGAATTCGCTGCCCGTGTCCATGGTGCTGGTGGCGGTCAGCGTCGGCGCGGCAATAACGGCTGAGGCGGCGCTGAGCTTCCTCGGCATTGGCATACAGCCGCCTATCCCGTCTTGGGGCAATATGCTCACGCGCGCACAGCAGAGCTTCCATTTCGCGCCGCACATCGCAATTGCGCCGGGTCTGGCTATCACCCTCGTCGTGCTGGCAATCAACCTGTTCGGCGATTCGCTGCGCGACGTGCTAGACCCCAGACTGCGGAATGTGCGCTAG
- a CDS encoding ABC transporter permease — MWKYTLRRLVLIIPTLFLLGTILFFMLRVLPGDQALFITSGEESVASIEDIEALREAWGLNDPLYVQYWRWLSDILRGDLGYSRYADRPVWDALASKIEVTATLAFLSVVVALAWSLPLGVISAIWRGSWVDQTIRVITAAGIAMPNFWVAILMLLFLVKFFNWIPPVQHVSVFEEPFTALKRLILPAAVIGFRSASTISRMTRSTMLEVIGDDYIRTARAKGLGPWVVTLRHALANAIIPVLTMAGLLVAALMDGAVIIERIFTLPGLGQQIVDATSARDFVMVQGIVLILALFMMLWILVIDLLYAWIDPRIRYE; from the coding sequence GTGTGGAAATACACGCTCCGACGGCTTGTCCTGATAATCCCGACACTCTTCCTACTCGGCACGATACTGTTCTTCATGCTGCGCGTGCTGCCGGGGGATCAGGCGCTGTTCATCACATCGGGCGAGGAATCCGTGGCGTCCATCGAGGACATCGAGGCGCTGCGCGAGGCGTGGGGCTTGAACGACCCGCTTTATGTGCAATACTGGCGCTGGCTCAGCGACATCCTACGCGGCGACCTAGGCTATTCGCGCTACGCCGACCGCCCGGTCTGGGACGCGCTCGCCAGCAAGATAGAAGTTACGGCGACGCTTGCCTTCCTATCTGTGGTGGTCGCGCTGGCGTGGTCGCTGCCGCTGGGCGTAATATCGGCAATCTGGCGCGGCAGTTGGGTTGACCAGACTATTCGCGTCATCACGGCTGCGGGAATCGCGATGCCCAACTTCTGGGTGGCGATATTAATGCTGCTTTTCCTAGTCAAGTTCTTCAATTGGATACCGCCTGTGCAGCATGTAAGCGTCTTCGAAGAGCCGTTCACCGCACTAAAGCGGCTGATTCTGCCTGCCGCGGTGATAGGCTTTCGCTCGGCGTCCACCATCAGCAGGATGACGCGCTCCACGATGCTGGAAGTCATAGGCGACGATTACATTCGCACGGCGCGCGCCAAAGGGCTGGGTCCCTGGGTCGTAACCCTGCGGCACGCGCTCGCCAACGCCATCATCCCGGTGCTGACGATGGCGGGCTTGCTCGTGGCGGCGCTGATGGACGGCGCGGTCATCATCGAGCGTATATTCACGCTTCCCGGACTAGGACAGCAGATAGTCGATGCGACCAGCGCGCGCGACTTCGTAATGGTGCAAGGCATCGTGCTGATACTCGCGCTATTCATGATGCTGTGGATACTGGTCATCGACCTGCTCTACGCGTGGATAGACCCGCGCATCCGCTACGAATAG